The Bacteroidota bacterium genome includes a region encoding these proteins:
- a CDS encoding glycosyl hydrolase, with product MKRSLFALTNLFIITISAFTQTQISDATFGAIEGRQIGPARMSGRITCIDAVNADPNLVYVGAAGGGLWKSKNQGTTFKPVFDDFSQSIGTICIDQQRPDTVWVGTGECWTRNSVSIGTGIYKTYDGGGKFEFAGLANSERIAKIIIHPKEPNTVFVAVLGALWSDSEDRGVYKTTDGGKTWNRILFVNVGTGCASMIMDPNDPNTLYAAMWDFSREASIFRSGGPGSSIYKSTDGGATWNKTITGLPNETLGRIALAISPVAPYDVFALVESDNSALYKSVDKGANWLKINTQNAMGERPFYFSLLVPDPVEADRIYKPGFNLLVSVNGGKIFQGAAVEGGGYHSDLHALWVSPKDNRLMYMGTDGGVYISRDKGNTWSHCENLPVSQFYHVSVDMEKPYNIYGGLQDNGSWKGPSKTSGGIQNADWQTIGYGDGFNAYADKTNNNIVYWQYQGGRIYRTDQKSGENKFIKPFADATTGDLRFNWNTPFVFGKNSGWIYIGSQYLFRSKDKGDTWERISPDLTTDDPKRKRQEESGGLTADNTTAENNATIFSISESPLDNNIIWIGTDDGNVQLSKDAGKTWTKLNDKITGLPPFAFISNIDADNFNKGAAYITVDAHRNGDMKPYLFYTNDYGNTWQNLVNETIKGYCHVVKQDLVNENLLFLGTEFGLFVSIDKGANWAQFKSKIPQAGIFDMVIHPRDHDLILATHGRGVIIIDDITPIRNFTTAMLEEDIVFIPTRPYFLPKGGVVQDFPGDDEFIGANPNSNAVVAYYMKKRHLFGEMFIEIYDNKGNFIKQQPAGNRKGINIVSIQTRMKAPRVPSSPNLLGEAAFGPEMEPGDYIIKLIKGSDTISTKLTINYNPEVVHSAEDRKLRRSTLLGAYNLLEELAFMDHQILQIRDRTKILADSLQNKGLRTNSLKYSKMMETMHGKISATQPGEGGITGQVRLREKIAEIYGAVGGYEGKPTNVQIQALDFYITEVQKMRVELDNLLLNELKAYNAGVIRQGFKPVEVISKEEFSKLK from the coding sequence ATGAAAAGATCACTTTTTGCCCTTACTAATTTATTCATTATAACTATTTCTGCTTTTACTCAAACACAGATAAGCGATGCTACTTTTGGTGCCATTGAAGGCCGACAAATCGGACCTGCAAGAATGAGCGGTCGTATAACTTGTATCGATGCAGTAAATGCAGATCCTAATTTGGTATATGTTGGTGCTGCAGGGGGAGGATTATGGAAATCGAAAAATCAGGGCACTACTTTTAAACCTGTTTTTGACGATTTCAGCCAATCCATAGGTACTATTTGCATTGACCAACAGCGGCCTGATACCGTTTGGGTAGGAACAGGAGAATGTTGGACACGAAATAGTGTAAGTATAGGAACGGGTATCTATAAAACTTATGATGGAGGTGGCAAATTTGAATTCGCAGGACTTGCCAATAGCGAAAGAATTGCGAAGATCATTATACATCCAAAGGAACCAAATACCGTTTTTGTTGCGGTTTTGGGTGCACTTTGGTCAGATTCTGAAGACAGAGGAGTTTATAAAACCACAGACGGTGGCAAAACCTGGAACCGCATATTATTTGTGAATGTAGGGACAGGTTGTGCAAGTATGATCATGGATCCCAATGACCCGAATACACTGTATGCGGCAATGTGGGATTTCAGTCGAGAAGCTTCCATTTTTCGTTCAGGTGGTCCCGGATCTTCCATTTATAAATCCACTGATGGCGGTGCAACATGGAATAAAACAATAACAGGTTTACCAAATGAAACACTTGGAAGAATAGCGTTAGCCATTTCTCCCGTAGCCCCCTACGATGTTTTTGCCTTGGTGGAATCGGACAATTCTGCATTATATAAGTCAGTAGACAAGGGTGCTAACTGGTTGAAAATCAACACTCAAAACGCAATGGGAGAACGTCCGTTCTACTTTAGTTTGTTAGTACCTGATCCTGTGGAAGCAGATCGTATTTATAAACCGGGATTTAATTTATTGGTGAGTGTTAATGGTGGAAAGATATTTCAGGGAGCTGCCGTGGAAGGCGGTGGGTACCATAGCGATCTGCACGCACTTTGGGTGAGTCCGAAGGATAACAGGTTGATGTATATGGGAACTGACGGTGGTGTTTATATCTCCCGCGATAAAGGAAATACCTGGAGTCACTGCGAAAATTTACCGGTTTCTCAATTTTACCATGTAAGTGTCGACATGGAGAAACCTTATAATATTTATGGGGGATTACAGGATAACGGCAGCTGGAAAGGTCCTTCTAAAACATCCGGCGGTATTCAGAATGCCGATTGGCAAACTATTGGTTACGGCGATGGATTTAATGCTTATGCCGACAAAACCAACAACAATATAGTTTACTGGCAATATCAGGGAGGTAGAATATACAGAACAGATCAAAAAAGTGGGGAGAATAAGTTTATCAAACCCTTTGCTGATGCAACAACAGGAGATCTTCGTTTTAACTGGAATACACCCTTTGTTTTTGGAAAGAACTCCGGCTGGATCTATATAGGGTCTCAATATCTCTTCCGCTCTAAAGATAAAGGCGATACTTGGGAACGCATTTCACCCGACCTTACTACAGACGATCCTAAAAGAAAGAGACAAGAAGAATCAGGTGGATTAACTGCAGATAATACCACTGCTGAAAACAATGCTACCATATTTTCGATCTCTGAATCTCCATTGGATAATAATATAATTTGGATAGGAACCGATGATGGAAATGTGCAGCTTTCTAAGGATGCAGGTAAAACCTGGACCAAACTCAACGATAAAATAACAGGACTTCCTCCATTTGCTTTCATCTCTAATATTGATGCCGACAACTTCAATAAAGGAGCTGCGTACATTACAGTGGATGCACATAGAAATGGCGATATGAAGCCTTATCTATTCTACACCAATGATTACGGTAACACATGGCAAAACCTTGTAAATGAGACCATTAAAGGATATTGTCATGTTGTAAAACAAGACCTTGTTAATGAAAATTTATTGTTTTTAGGAACAGAATTCGGTCTGTTCGTAAGCATAGATAAAGGTGCGAATTGGGCTCAATTTAAAAGCAAAATTCCACAGGCCGGAATATTTGATATGGTAATTCATCCACGAGATCATGACCTTATTCTTGCCACTCATGGCAGGGGTGTTATCATAATTGATGATATTACACCTATCAGAAATTTTACAACAGCAATGTTAGAGGAGGATATTGTTTTCATTCCCACCAGACCCTATTTCCTTCCAAAAGGTGGAGTTGTTCAGGATTTTCCGGGTGATGATGAGTTTATAGGCGCCAATCCCAACAGCAATGCAGTGGTTGCTTATTACATGAAAAAAAGGCATTTATTTGGGGAGATGTTTATAGAGATATACGATAACAAAGGCAATTTCATCAAACAACAGCCTGCCGGAAATCGCAAAGGGATAAATATTGTCAGTATTCAAACAAGAATGAAAGCTCCCAGAGTGCCCAGTTCTCCAAATCTATTGGGTGAAGCAGCCTTTGGCCCCGAGATGGAACCCGGTGACTATATCATAAAGTTGATCAAAGGAAGTGATACTATCAGCACTAAACTAACCATCAACTATAATCCTGAGGTTGTGCATTCTGCTGAGGACAGAAAATTGCGGAGATCAACACTGCTTGGAGCATACAATCTTTTGGAAGAATTAGCTTTTATGGATCATCAGATTCTTCAGATAAGAGACAGAACAAAAATATTGGCCGACAGTCTTCAGAATAAGGGTTTGCGGACAAATTCTCTCAAATATTCCAAAATGATGGAAACCATGCACGGTAAAATTTCCGCCACGCAACCCGGCGAAGGAGGAATAACCGGACAGGTTAGGTTACGCGAAAAAATTGCCGAAATTTACGGGGCTGTTGGTGGATATGAAGGAAAACCCACCAATGTTCAAATTCAGGCGCTGGATTTTTATATTACAGAGGTGCAGAAAATGCGGGTTGAACTGGATAATTTGTTGCTAAATGAATTGAAAGCATATAATGCAGGAGTAATACGGCAGGGTTTTAAACCTGTGGAAGTAATTTCAAAGGAGGAATTTTCTAAATTGAAATAA
- a CDS encoding porin family protein, giving the protein MKLLIPVICLYFAGFSVARAQQFEPGDITVSAGYGFPSLTKTFLNLVEGDNISTSLVGPVFIKAEFALNETVGFGVNTAFTFGEALYERTDDNTDSVTYTTGIKYNAYSVLARFNFHFGNNAMFDPYAGIGMGYRNSKYTYTGNDPDVDPREVNGIINFGVDLTIGARLYLTDNIGLYGEVGLSKAPFQIGLVAKF; this is encoded by the coding sequence ATGAAGCTATTGATCCCTGTGATCTGTTTGTATTTTGCAGGATTTTCTGTTGCCCGCGCGCAACAATTTGAACCCGGAGATATTACTGTTTCTGCCGGTTATGGTTTTCCAAGTCTCACTAAAACATTTTTAAATCTTGTGGAAGGAGATAATATATCTACTTCGCTGGTGGGGCCTGTTTTCATAAAAGCAGAATTTGCTTTAAATGAAACGGTGGGTTTTGGAGTGAATACTGCATTTACTTTTGGTGAAGCATTATACGAACGCACCGACGATAATACTGATAGCGTAACTTATACCACAGGAATTAAATACAATGCATATAGTGTACTCGCAAGATTTAATTTTCATTTTGGAAATAATGCAATGTTTGATCCTTACGCCGGTATTGGAATGGGATATAGAAATTCAAAATATACCTACACCGGAAACGATCCTGATGTAGACCCGCGGGAAGTGAATGGAATAATAAATTTCGGAGTGGATCTTACCATTGGTGCCAGATTATATTTAACCGATAATATTGGTTTGTATGGAGAAGTAGGTCTGTCAAAAGCTCCTTTCCAAATTGGTTTGGTAGCTAAATTCTGA
- a CDS encoding four helix bundle protein, translating into MKHYFRKLEIWKDGIELSKIIYELTRNFPKEEIYGLTSQMRRAAISIPSNIAEGAGRDTNKDFAHFLTIAKGSSFELDSQLILAKELGYITEEQLIPILDKLVILQNKIFRFREKLIREEL; encoded by the coding sequence ATGAAACATTATTTTAGGAAATTAGAGATCTGGAAAGATGGTATTGAATTATCAAAAATAATTTATGAATTGACTCGAAATTTTCCCAAAGAAGAAATCTATGGTCTCACTTCTCAAATGAGGCGAGCAGCAATTTCCATACCTTCAAACATAGCTGAAGGAGCAGGCAGAGATACCAATAAAGATTTTGCACATTTTCTTACTATCGCAAAGGGATCTTCATTTGAATTGGATTCACAATTAATTTTAGCAAAGGAGTTAGGTTATATAACCGAAGAACAGTTGATACCAATTCTGGATAAATTAGTAATTCTACAAAATAAAATATTCAGATTTAGAGAGAAATTAATTAGGGAGGAGTTATGA